In Pseudonocardia sp. C8, one genomic interval encodes:
- a CDS encoding cupin domain-containing protein yields the protein MSAPARTDLEQLIDSCIAGAASRHEDWDTLGFQAAAAGDQFRRAQIRYIGSGATGNHETDNRILPAEHFTFSNMRLPAGAIGPEHTHHDVEEVFYVLEGELEVTVHDVEDGTRTASRVLGYRDLIRVPAGVPRSLRNIGDTDALFCVVIGSPKPQLPTYPPTSPMHGVRR from the coding sequence ATGAGCGCTCCCGCCCGCACCGACCTGGAGCAGCTGATCGACAGCTGCATCGCAGGTGCCGCCTCGCGGCACGAGGACTGGGACACGCTGGGTTTCCAGGCCGCCGCGGCCGGTGACCAGTTCCGCCGGGCCCAGATCCGCTACATCGGATCCGGCGCCACCGGCAACCACGAGACCGACAACCGGATCCTGCCGGCCGAGCACTTCACGTTCTCGAACATGCGGCTCCCGGCCGGCGCGATCGGCCCCGAGCACACCCACCACGACGTCGAGGAGGTCTTCTACGTCCTGGAGGGCGAGCTCGAGGTCACCGTGCACGACGTCGAGGACGGCACCCGCACCGCCAGCCGGGTCCTCGGCTACCGCGACCTGATCCGCGTCCCGGCCGGCGTCCCGCGCAGCCTGCGCAACATCGGCGACACCGACGCGCTGTTCTGCGTGGTCATCGGCTCGCCGAAGCCGCAGCTGCCGACCTACCCCCCGACCTCGCCGATGCACGGCGTCCGCCGCTGA
- a CDS encoding aldehyde dehydrogenase family protein encodes MTTTAVEPLAPPAQIPADELLVAGEWRPGAGPEITCTDPATGCTITTLRGASASDVDAAARAAHAAADAPAWRDLLPHRRARLLHRIADGIDGAAEELARLQTLDTGKTLAETRALAASAAGTYRYLAAACETADGELPTPRGEHLAMTVHEPVGVVAAITPWNSPIASDAQKIAPALAAGNAVLLKPAPWAPLVSLAAGRIVHRALLDEGLPPALVSVLPGSGAEAGEALVRHDDVGIVSFTGGTATGRRIAEIAGRRLIPVSLELGGKSPAIICPDADLDHAVAGTLYGIFSSSGQSCVAGSRIFVPRDRHDELVARLADATRRLRVGPGTDPRTQVGPLVHHDHRDRVAAMVDRAVAAGARVVTGGRIPDDPALAGGAYYLPTVLDRVEPAWEICREEVFGPVAVVLPYDDEDDLVRQADDTAYGLACGIWTADHRRAWRIARRVRAGTVWVNTHKQFSISTPFGGVKDSGLGVEKGRLGLRTYSTTKSVYWSLAEDPIPWAAPR; translated from the coding sequence GTGACGACCACCGCCGTTGAGCCCCTCGCCCCGCCCGCGCAGATCCCGGCAGACGAGCTCCTCGTCGCCGGCGAGTGGCGCCCCGGAGCCGGCCCGGAGATCACCTGCACCGACCCCGCGACGGGCTGCACGATCACCACCCTGCGCGGCGCGTCGGCGTCCGACGTCGACGCCGCCGCACGGGCCGCCCATGCGGCCGCCGACGCCCCGGCCTGGCGCGACCTGCTGCCGCACCGGCGGGCCCGGCTGCTGCACCGGATCGCCGACGGGATCGACGGGGCCGCCGAGGAGCTGGCCCGGCTCCAGACCCTCGACACCGGCAAGACGCTGGCCGAGACCCGGGCGCTCGCCGCGAGCGCCGCCGGCACCTACCGCTACCTGGCCGCGGCCTGCGAGACGGCCGATGGCGAGCTCCCGACCCCGCGCGGGGAACACCTCGCGATGACCGTCCACGAGCCGGTCGGCGTCGTCGCCGCGATCACCCCGTGGAACTCCCCGATCGCCAGCGACGCCCAGAAGATCGCGCCCGCGCTCGCGGCCGGCAACGCCGTGCTGCTCAAACCCGCCCCGTGGGCGCCGCTGGTGTCACTGGCCGCCGGCCGGATCGTGCACCGCGCGCTCCTCGACGAGGGGCTGCCACCCGCCCTGGTGTCCGTGCTCCCCGGCAGCGGCGCCGAGGCCGGCGAGGCCCTGGTCCGGCACGACGACGTCGGGATCGTCTCGTTCACCGGCGGCACGGCCACCGGGCGGCGGATCGCGGAGATCGCGGGCCGGCGGCTGATCCCGGTGTCGCTGGAGCTCGGCGGCAAGTCACCGGCGATCATCTGCCCGGACGCGGACCTCGACCACGCGGTCGCCGGCACCCTCTACGGGATCTTCTCCTCGAGCGGCCAGAGCTGCGTCGCCGGTTCCCGGATCTTCGTCCCGCGCGACCGGCACGACGAGCTCGTCGCCCGGCTCGCCGACGCGACCCGCCGGCTCCGGGTCGGGCCCGGCACCGACCCCCGCACCCAGGTCGGCCCGCTCGTCCACCACGACCACCGCGACCGGGTCGCCGCCATGGTCGACCGCGCCGTCGCCGCCGGGGCCCGGGTCGTCACCGGCGGCCGGATCCCGGACGACCCCGCGCTCGCCGGCGGCGCCTACTACCTGCCGACCGTCCTCGACCGGGTCGAGCCCGCCTGGGAGATCTGCCGGGAGGAGGTGTTCGGACCGGTCGCCGTCGTGCTGCCCTACGACGACGAGGACGACCTGGTCCGGCAGGCCGACGACACCGCGTACGGCCTGGCCTGCGGGATCTGGACGGCCGACCACCGCAGGGCCTGGCGGATCGCGCGCCGGGTCCGCGCGGGCACGGTCTGGGTCAACACGCACAAGCAGTTCAGCATCTCCACCCCGTTCGGCGGGGTGAAGGACTCCGGCCTGGGCGTGGAGAAGGGACGGCTCGGCCTGCGGACCTACAGCACCACCAAGAGCGTCTACTGGAGCCTGGCCGAGGACCCGATCCCGTGGGCGGCGCCCCGCTGA
- a CDS encoding MarR family winged helix-turn-helix transcriptional regulator, with amino-acid sequence MVDRILEQWARHDPELDPSAMAVFGRLHRSFLRYQAQLAPVFEAHGISMAAFDVLAALRRSGEPYRQTMRDLGGVTLVTAGGLTQRVDRLEAAGLVRRERDGADGRVVHVQLTPAGLELIDRVSRAHFANEKEMLAGLGEAEQRQLARLLRKLERSLDDAATRSGE; translated from the coding sequence ATGGTCGACAGGATCCTGGAGCAGTGGGCCCGCCACGACCCGGAGCTCGACCCGTCGGCCATGGCCGTGTTCGGCCGCCTGCACCGCAGCTTCCTGCGCTACCAGGCCCAGCTCGCACCGGTCTTCGAGGCGCACGGCATCTCGATGGCGGCCTTCGACGTCCTGGCGGCGCTGCGGCGCTCCGGCGAGCCCTACCGGCAGACGATGCGTGACCTCGGTGGGGTCACGCTCGTCACCGCCGGCGGGCTCACCCAGCGCGTGGACCGGCTGGAGGCGGCCGGCCTGGTGCGCCGCGAGCGGGACGGCGCCGACGGCCGCGTTGTGCACGTGCAGCTGACCCCGGCCGGCCTGGAGCTGATCGACCGGGTCTCGCGGGCGCACTTCGCGAACGAGAAGGAGATGCTCGCCGGGCTCGGCGAGGCCGAGCAGCGCCAGCTCGCCCGGCTGCTGCGCAAGCTGGAACGGTCGCTCGACGACGCGGCGACCCGCTCCGGCGAGTAG
- a CDS encoding PadR family transcriptional regulator, translating into MHDESNEEHGPHRGHRPHRGPHGRGRGFGPGGPFGRGFGPGGPFGPGGPFGPGGFGPGFGPGGRGRRGRRTARGDVRTAVLAVLADGPRHGYEIIQEITTRSGGQWKPSPGSVYPMLSQLEDEGLVRSEQTEGRRVVHLTEEGTRHVAENRAALDAVWAPFSEEGAASSDDPADVLGEELSKLLAAAQQVAAAGTAEQVAAATEALAEARKALYRLLAE; encoded by the coding sequence ATGCACGACGAGAGCAACGAGGAACACGGCCCGCATCGCGGGCACCGGCCGCACCGAGGCCCGCACGGTCGCGGACGCGGGTTCGGGCCCGGCGGCCCGTTCGGTCGCGGCTTCGGGCCGGGCGGCCCGTTCGGCCCGGGGGGCCCGTTCGGGCCCGGCGGGTTCGGCCCGGGCTTCGGGCCGGGCGGGCGCGGGCGGCGCGGCCGCCGGACCGCCCGCGGCGACGTCCGGACGGCGGTGCTCGCCGTCCTCGCCGACGGGCCGCGGCACGGCTACGAGATCATCCAGGAGATCACCACCCGCTCCGGAGGGCAGTGGAAGCCGAGCCCCGGCTCGGTGTATCCGATGCTGTCCCAGCTCGAGGACGAGGGCCTCGTCCGGTCCGAGCAGACCGAGGGCCGCCGCGTCGTCCACCTGACCGAGGAGGGCACCCGGCACGTCGCGGAGAACCGTGCCGCGCTCGACGCGGTCTGGGCCCCGTTCTCCGAGGAGGGCGCCGCCTCCTCCGACGACCCGGCCGACGTGCTCGGCGAGGAGCTGTCGAAGCTGCTCGCCGCCGCCCAGCAGGTCGCCGCGGCGGGCACGGCCGAGCAGGTCGCCGCGGCGACCGAGGCGCTGGCCGAGGCCCGCAAGGCGCTCTACCGGCTGCTGGCCGAGTGA
- a CDS encoding nitrate/nitrite transporter, with protein MHSPSRAYLVWSAGLLAYVVAVLQRSSFGVAGLDAADRFGASPTVLGGFLVLQLLVYAALQIPVGLLLDRFGARTMVLAGAVTMTAAQILVALATALPLAIAARVLVGIGDALTFISVLSVVSVWFPARRVPLMTQLTALLGQFGQVLSAVPLATLLHGYGWTTAFLAAAAAGAVAGIAVLAVFRDRPPGTPAPTTVASPREVLDGLKGAWRHPGTRLGLWSHAGTQFSGLVFALLWGVPYLVAGQGMSPSGASVMLTVLVLAGGVVGPVFGEFTARHPLRRSWLVLFVIAATALMWTVVLLVPPPVPLWLLVLLVLVLAANGPCSAVGFDFARTFNPEHRRGTAVGIVNVGGFTASLLTTLLVGAVLGAAGGYTPDAFRTAWLVQFPIWAVTTVGVVVARRKARRVMAQEGVVVPPLREVLRRSRQRRRDGS; from the coding sequence ATGCACTCACCGTCACGCGCCTACCTGGTCTGGTCCGCCGGTCTGCTCGCCTACGTGGTGGCGGTGCTGCAGCGCAGCTCGTTCGGCGTCGCCGGGCTGGACGCGGCCGACCGGTTCGGCGCGTCCCCGACCGTGCTCGGTGGCTTCCTGGTCCTGCAGCTGCTGGTCTACGCCGCGCTGCAGATCCCGGTGGGGCTGCTGCTGGACCGGTTCGGTGCCCGGACGATGGTGCTGGCCGGGGCGGTGACGATGACGGCCGCGCAGATCCTGGTGGCGCTGGCGACCGCGCTGCCGCTGGCGATCGCGGCCCGGGTGCTGGTCGGCATCGGGGACGCGCTGACCTTCATCTCGGTGCTGTCGGTGGTGTCGGTGTGGTTCCCGGCCCGCCGGGTGCCGCTGATGACGCAGCTGACCGCCTTGCTCGGCCAGTTCGGGCAGGTGCTGTCCGCGGTGCCGCTCGCGACCCTGCTGCACGGCTACGGCTGGACGACGGCGTTCCTCGCCGCCGCCGCTGCCGGCGCGGTCGCCGGGATCGCGGTGCTCGCGGTGTTCCGGGACCGGCCACCGGGGACGCCCGCTCCCACCACGGTGGCGAGCCCGCGCGAGGTCCTCGACGGCCTGAAGGGCGCGTGGCGGCACCCGGGTACCCGGCTCGGGTTGTGGTCGCACGCCGGGACGCAGTTCTCCGGCCTGGTCTTCGCCCTGTTGTGGGGCGTGCCGTACCTGGTCGCGGGCCAGGGGATGAGCCCGTCCGGCGCGTCGGTGATGCTCACCGTGCTGGTGCTGGCCGGCGGCGTGGTCGGGCCGGTGTTCGGCGAGTTCACCGCCCGGCACCCGCTGCGCCGGTCCTGGTTGGTGCTGTTCGTGATCGCGGCGACCGCGCTGATGTGGACCGTCGTGCTGCTGGTGCCCCCGCCGGTGCCGCTGTGGCTGCTGGTGCTGCTGGTCCTGGTGCTCGCCGCGAACGGCCCGTGCTCGGCGGTCGGCTTCGACTTCGCCCGCACGTTCAACCCGGAGCACCGGCGCGGGACCGCGGTCGGCATCGTCAACGTCGGCGGGTTCACAGCGTCGCTGCTCACGACGCTGCTCGTCGGCGCGGTCCTCGGGGCCGCGGGCGGGTACACCCCGGACGCGTTCCGGACGGCCTGGCTGGTGCAGTTCCCGATCTGGGCGGTGACCACGGTCGGGGTGGTCGTGGCCCGGCGCAAGGCCCGCCGGGTGATGGCGCAGGAGGGCGTCGTCGTCCCGCCGCTGCGGGAGGTGCTGCGCCGGTCCCGGCAGCGGCGGCGCGACGGGTCCTGA
- a CDS encoding PAC2 family protein encodes MLDPAQLYQVDPAAPQLDEPVLIVVLDGFVDAGNAGALAVGALTDDRETTTVATFDVDQLVDYRSRRPPLRFETDHWADYDAPSLDVVAVTDTADTRYLLLSGPEPDAQWERFVAAVGLLVEQLGVRLVITLQGIPMAVPHTRPIGVTAHATRQELVEGHTPWFATADVPGSAVALMEYRLGQAGQDAMGFAVHVPHYLARSAYPQAARVLLDHAGLAGGLYLPTETLTRAAEQADAEIAEQMAESDEVVQVVKALEEQYDQVAAARESGEPGSGPDLGDLPSGDELAAEFERFLAEGDKSDGDKSGGDDPPQEPPAPPSPS; translated from the coding sequence GTGCTCGATCCCGCCCAGCTCTACCAGGTCGATCCGGCCGCGCCGCAGCTCGACGAGCCCGTCCTGATCGTCGTGCTGGACGGGTTCGTGGACGCCGGGAACGCCGGCGCGCTCGCGGTCGGCGCGCTCACCGACGATCGCGAGACCACCACGGTGGCCACCTTCGACGTCGACCAGCTCGTCGACTACCGCTCCCGCCGCCCGCCCCTGCGGTTCGAGACCGACCACTGGGCCGACTACGACGCCCCGTCGCTCGACGTCGTCGCGGTCACCGACACCGCCGACACCCGGTACCTGCTGCTGTCCGGCCCCGAGCCGGACGCCCAGTGGGAGCGGTTCGTCGCCGCGGTCGGGCTGCTCGTCGAGCAGCTCGGGGTCCGGCTCGTCATCACCCTGCAGGGCATCCCGATGGCGGTCCCGCACACCCGGCCGATCGGGGTCACCGCGCACGCGACCCGGCAGGAGCTGGTCGAGGGCCACACCCCGTGGTTCGCGACGGCGGACGTCCCGGGCAGCGCGGTCGCGCTGATGGAGTACCGGCTCGGCCAAGCCGGGCAGGACGCGATGGGCTTCGCCGTGCACGTCCCGCACTACCTGGCGCGCTCGGCGTACCCGCAGGCCGCGCGGGTGCTGCTGGACCACGCGGGGCTCGCGGGCGGCCTGTACCTGCCGACCGAGACGCTGACCCGCGCCGCCGAGCAGGCCGATGCCGAGATCGCCGAGCAGATGGCGGAGTCGGACGAGGTCGTCCAGGTCGTGAAGGCCCTCGAGGAGCAGTACGACCAGGTCGCGGCCGCCCGCGAGTCCGGGGAACCCGGCAGCGGGCCGGACCTGGGCGACCTGCCCAGCGGGGACGAGCTGGCGGCCGAGTTCGAGCGCTTCCTCGCCGAGGGCGACAAGTCCGACGGCGACAAGAGCGGTGGCGACGACCCGCCGCAGGAGCCCCCGGCGCCGCCGTCGCCGTCCTGA
- a CDS encoding serine hydrolase, which yields MLPTTQRTLLARVARAQRDGRVPSLVAGVVRDGELAWHAGRGALPGGADADDVQYRIGSITKTVCAVTVLRLRDEGLLDLDDPLDTHLPGTPFGDRTVGQLLAHLAGAGAESPGLWWERTPGGPLAELGLSDDDRVLPAARRFHYSNLGFGLLGELVARRRGRCWTEVARDEVLLPLGMTRTSTRPQDPAAAGHAVHPWADLVLAEPEHDAGVMAPAGQLWCTARDLARLGAFLLGDTGGVLSPATVEEMTVPAGIDASSPVWAAYGLGVQVHRVEGATLVGHGGSMPGFLAGLWVDREEGTGALALGNTTAGMDPGLGAGLLADLRAAEPRIVDEWSPEPSPVDPALLGPWFWGPSPYVLRAVPGGLLHLSGLGRPGRTSRFRPGPDGTWVGLDGYFAGETLRIADGHLWLATFVFTRTPYDPAAPVPGGVHESGWHHRTG from the coding sequence CTGCTCCCCACCACCCAGCGCACCCTGCTCGCCCGCGTCGCCCGCGCCCAGCGCGATGGCCGCGTGCCCTCCCTCGTCGCCGGGGTCGTCCGCGACGGCGAGCTGGCCTGGCACGCCGGCCGGGGCGCGCTGCCCGGCGGCGCGGACGCCGACGACGTCCAGTACCGGATCGGGTCGATCACCAAGACGGTCTGCGCGGTCACCGTGCTGCGGTTGCGCGACGAGGGCCTGCTCGACCTCGACGACCCCCTCGACACGCACCTGCCCGGCACCCCGTTCGGCGACCGGACGGTCGGCCAGCTGCTCGCGCACCTCGCCGGCGCCGGCGCGGAGAGCCCGGGGCTGTGGTGGGAGCGCACGCCCGGCGGCCCGCTGGCGGAGCTGGGCCTCTCCGACGACGACCGGGTACTGCCCGCGGCGCGCCGCTTCCACTACTCCAACCTCGGCTTCGGCCTGCTCGGTGAGCTGGTCGCGCGCCGTCGCGGGCGGTGCTGGACCGAGGTCGCCCGCGACGAGGTCCTGCTCCCGCTGGGAATGACCCGTACCTCGACCCGGCCGCAGGACCCCGCGGCGGCGGGACACGCCGTCCACCCGTGGGCGGATCTCGTCCTCGCCGAGCCGGAGCACGACGCCGGGGTGATGGCCCCGGCCGGGCAGCTGTGGTGCACCGCGCGGGACCTCGCCCGGCTCGGCGCGTTCCTGCTCGGGGACACCGGCGGGGTGCTGTCCCCCGCGACGGTCGAGGAGATGACGGTCCCGGCCGGCATCGACGCGTCGTCGCCGGTGTGGGCGGCGTACGGCCTCGGCGTGCAGGTGCACCGCGTGGAGGGCGCCACCCTGGTCGGGCACGGCGGCTCGATGCCCGGCTTCCTGGCCGGGCTCTGGGTCGACCGGGAGGAGGGCACCGGCGCGCTCGCCCTGGGCAACACGACCGCGGGAATGGACCCGGGGCTCGGCGCCGGGCTGCTCGCCGACCTGCGCGCGGCCGAGCCCCGCATCGTCGACGAGTGGTCGCCGGAGCCGTCGCCGGTGGACCCGGCGCTGCTCGGCCCGTGGTTCTGGGGACCGTCGCCGTACGTGCTGCGCGCGGTCCCGGGCGGGCTGCTGCACCTGAGCGGGCTGGGCCGTCCCGGACGGACGTCGCGGTTCCGCCCGGGCCCGGACGGGACGTGGGTCGGCCTGGACGGCTACTTCGCGGGCGAGACGCTGCGGATCGCCGACGGCCATCTGTGGCTGGCCACGTTCGTCTTCACCCGGACGCCGTACGACCCGGCGGCGCCGGTACCCGGCGGTGTCCACGAGTCGGGCTGGCACCACCGAACCGGATGA
- a CDS encoding BCCT family transporter: MTQAEPRTDAGTAGSGEGRSRTDWTIFGVGAALALIFVAWGIVAPDSLANTATTLLSGVMRGGGWGFILAATGFVAFSLFLAFSKFGRIKLGTDTEEPEFRTVSWIAMMFSAGMGIGLMFFGVNEPLSFFTTSTPPGTAAPGSTEAMQVAMATSLFHWTLHPWAIYAVVGLAIAYSTFRKGRKQLISQAFIPLIGKRAAEGPIGKVIDILAIFATLFGSAASLGIGAFQIGGGMQSAGWTEGAVGPGVLAAIVVVLTAAFILSAVSGIARGIQWLSNINMVLAALLALFVFVFGPTVIILDLIPTSIGAYFSDFFEMVGRTEAVGGEPMLEWLSSWTVFYWAWWISWTPFVGMFLARISRGRTIREFVGGVILAPSLVSLVWFSVFGGTAITQSQQGVQFSDDSNVQLFELLNAYPWAAATGFLVMLLVGIFFVSGADAASIVMGTLSQRGTIEPSRWVVIFWGSVMGAVAVLMLVTGGEDALSGIQNLTILVAAPFVVIMVMLCMALYRDLRRDPLILREKKGAEVLEQAVDWATDRHGDDFYVKVGAFPPDYKEEPPEGGWVNGPGTGPGYTMLEPGEGPIAPDDPDTGSDRKDSPVGGD; encoded by the coding sequence ATGACACAGGCGGAACCACGCACGGACGCCGGCACTGCCGGGTCCGGTGAAGGTCGGTCACGCACCGACTGGACGATTTTCGGGGTGGGCGCGGCGCTCGCCCTGATCTTCGTCGCCTGGGGGATCGTCGCCCCCGACAGCCTGGCGAACACCGCGACCACCCTGCTGAGCGGTGTGATGCGGGGCGGCGGCTGGGGGTTCATCCTCGCCGCGACGGGCTTCGTCGCGTTCTCGCTGTTCCTGGCGTTCAGCAAGTTCGGCCGGATCAAGCTGGGGACCGACACCGAGGAGCCGGAGTTCCGGACGGTCTCCTGGATCGCGATGATGTTCTCGGCCGGCATGGGCATCGGACTGATGTTCTTCGGCGTGAACGAGCCGCTGTCGTTCTTCACCACCTCCACCCCGCCGGGGACGGCAGCGCCGGGCAGCACCGAGGCCATGCAGGTCGCCATGGCGACCTCGCTGTTCCACTGGACCCTGCACCCGTGGGCCATCTACGCCGTGGTCGGCCTGGCGATCGCCTACTCGACCTTCCGCAAGGGCCGCAAGCAGCTGATCAGCCAGGCGTTCATCCCGCTGATCGGCAAGCGCGCCGCCGAGGGCCCGATCGGCAAGGTCATCGACATCCTCGCGATCTTCGCGACGCTGTTCGGTTCCGCGGCCTCGCTGGGTATCGGCGCGTTCCAGATCGGTGGCGGCATGCAGAGTGCCGGCTGGACCGAGGGCGCGGTCGGGCCGGGCGTGCTGGCGGCGATCGTCGTGGTGCTCACCGCGGCGTTCATCCTCTCGGCGGTCTCCGGGATCGCCCGCGGCATCCAGTGGCTGTCCAACATCAACATGGTGCTGGCCGCGCTGCTGGCCCTGTTCGTGTTCGTGTTCGGCCCGACGGTGATCATCCTCGACCTGATCCCGACCTCGATCGGCGCCTACTTCTCCGACTTCTTCGAGATGGTCGGCCGCACCGAGGCCGTCGGCGGTGAGCCGATGCTGGAGTGGCTGTCGAGCTGGACGGTCTTCTACTGGGCCTGGTGGATCTCCTGGACCCCGTTCGTCGGCATGTTCCTGGCCCGCATCTCGCGCGGGCGCACCATCCGCGAGTTCGTCGGCGGGGTCATCCTGGCTCCCAGCCTGGTCTCGCTGGTCTGGTTCTCCGTGTTCGGCGGTACCGCGATCACCCAGTCCCAGCAGGGCGTGCAGTTCTCCGACGACTCCAACGTCCAGCTGTTCGAGCTGCTCAACGCCTACCCGTGGGCGGCCGCGACCGGGTTCCTGGTGATGCTGCTGGTCGGCATCTTCTTCGTCTCCGGTGCCGACGCCGCCTCCATCGTGATGGGGACGCTGTCGCAGCGCGGCACGATCGAGCCGAGCCGCTGGGTGGTCATCTTCTGGGGTTCGGTCATGGGCGCGGTCGCCGTGCTCATGCTGGTCACCGGCGGCGAGGACGCCCTGTCCGGCATCCAGAACCTCACCATCCTGGTCGCCGCCCCGTTCGTGGTCATCATGGTCATGCTCTGCATGGCCCTGTACCGCGACCTGCGCCGTGACCCGCTGATCCTGCGGGAGAAGAAGGGCGCGGAGGTCCTGGAGCAGGCCGTGGACTGGGCCACCGACCGGCACGGCGACGACTTCTACGTCAAGGTCGGCGCGTTCCCGCCGGACTACAAGGAGGAGCCGCCGGAGGGCGGCTGGGTCAACGGACCCGGCACCGGCCCCGGGTACACGATGCTCGAGCCCGGTGAGGGCCCGATCGCACCCGACGACCCGGACACCGGATCCGACCGGAAGGACAGCCCGGTCGGCGGCGACTGA
- a CDS encoding NADPH:quinone oxidoreductase family protein has product MRAVQVVELGGPSSVRVGEVDPPVRGDSEVLIDVAAAGVNFPDVLLTKGLYQYKPEPPFTLGSECAGTVRQAAPDSRFAPGDRVVAFTMSGVFAEVVSVPEQMVLPLPDEVGFAAGACLPMNYLTAHFTLEVRGGLRAGETVLVQGAAGGIGTAVIQLATALGATAIAVTSTEAKAEVAKRAGAAHTVAADGFKDAVKEITGGAGVDMVVDPVGGDRFTDSLRCLAPLGRLLVIGFTAGEIPTVKVNRLLLNNIDVRGVGWGAYALGRPDFLRSEWEALLPHLRSGALDPLISERFPLERAGDALARIDDRVVTGKVVLET; this is encoded by the coding sequence TGAGGTCGACCCGCCGGTGCGTGGGGACAGCGAGGTCCTGATCGACGTGGCGGCGGCCGGGGTGAACTTCCCGGACGTCCTGCTCACCAAGGGCCTGTACCAGTACAAGCCGGAGCCGCCGTTCACGCTCGGCTCGGAGTGCGCCGGGACGGTGCGCCAGGCCGCACCGGACAGCCGGTTCGCGCCGGGGGACCGGGTCGTCGCGTTCACGATGTCCGGCGTGTTCGCCGAGGTCGTGTCGGTGCCGGAGCAGATGGTGCTCCCGCTGCCCGACGAGGTCGGGTTCGCGGCGGGCGCCTGCCTGCCGATGAACTACCTGACCGCGCACTTCACCCTGGAGGTCCGGGGCGGGCTGCGGGCCGGGGAGACCGTGCTGGTGCAGGGTGCGGCCGGGGGCATCGGGACCGCGGTGATCCAGCTGGCCACGGCGCTCGGCGCCACCGCGATCGCGGTGACCTCCACCGAGGCCAAGGCGGAGGTGGCGAAGCGGGCCGGTGCCGCGCACACGGTCGCTGCCGACGGGTTCAAGGACGCCGTCAAGGAGATCACCGGCGGGGCCGGCGTCGACATGGTCGTCGACCCGGTGGGTGGTGACCGGTTCACCGACTCGCTGCGCTGCCTGGCCCCGCTCGGCCGGCTGCTGGTCATCGGGTTCACCGCGGGGGAGATCCCGACCGTCAAGGTCAACCGGCTGCTGCTGAACAACATCGACGTCCGGGGCGTCGGCTGGGGCGCCTACGCGCTGGGCCGGCCGGACTTCCTCCGCTCCGAGTGGGAGGCGCTCCTGCCGCACCTGCGCTCCGGCGCGCTGGACCCCCTGATCAGCGAACGCTTCCCGCTGGAGCGGGCGGGTGACGCGCTGGCCCGGATCGACGACCGGGTCGTGACCGGAAAGGTCGTCCTCGAAACCTGA